In one Lolium rigidum isolate FL_2022 chromosome 3, APGP_CSIRO_Lrig_0.1, whole genome shotgun sequence genomic region, the following are encoded:
- the LOC124695533 gene encoding disease resistance protein RPP13-like — protein MASASITFVLNRLGELAVKEAALLSGVGDDIRLLRDKLEWLQTFIQDADQERREGANQYVGLWVRQTRDVAHEVEDVLDDFLRRLDLDTLQRGAPAWRRYLALAASCTTQVSVRHDLRGRMNGIKDRLKEISDNVDKYKIRKLRPAPHGASSSAAHNTINTVDAWDEVTEVVGFEAERVTLKERLLEGDTSRSVISVVGESGIGKSTLAWEVYDSPIIRKEFDVRAWINVPPQIRDDDILYFIYKRVCPETDDHSSVTEKVHEALSLYLVDKRYLVMIDGLVNFTNWNSILQSLPQNKKGSRIMIITRLEDKEAAYTNPKVRPLKIHNLKEEDSKKMFQRRVFGVDDQFQEKIFGSRISQSEQLMDKACEDMLQITRGLPLAIVVLAGLLRTKSISEWDKVLKKLKSSDEPKQVKRILALSFDDLPSRLKSCFLYFAGMPENLIYNARRLVRLWAAEGFLKPKKGKTMEDIGQNYLKELISRGMIHLVKRDLSGGVWLVAIHDRLHAFAQAEAQEASFLEVHDSADLLAPGSVRRLYLQNYMKSYIPIGTSFPKMRSILGDFAEERSSNMEAAIVRAHGPLKNQGNNSDLRNHTLHFLPASKFLRVIDLRGLRIKKVPRAIGDMIHVRYLGLRSRSLVELPSSVARLINLQTLDIKRTEVKKVTKAFWEIPTLRHVVANRLELPKSAGVLNNMQTLTGLVCSDPSSNNIKPLHNMVYLRSLQMSGLGEQHWKALQDVLKKLESLMYMHLAGDDIPFKLFTKFTLRRLQILELTGKIDTSGVGTEDQYTLPNVTRLVLKLSMVDQMFIDKIGELPSLMELVLSDDSYSGKKLLLSNNGFNNVTSLVMTNLTKVEEWTIRPRSIPKIRRIVLSGCSKMKIKLEGKEGEAGLRGLMEDLKEVVVYNMPPADSIMVEPANPAFRKKINRVALKTKSEDITDVMQRGGRWRAGLMAENMFHN, from the exons ATGGCGTCCGCATCGATCACCTTCGTGCTGAACCGTCTGGGGGAGCTGGCCGTGAAGGAGGCGGCGCTGCTGAGCGGCGTGGGCGACGACATCCGGCTGCTCCGGGACAAGCTGGAGTGGCTGCAGACGTTCATCCAGGACGCCGACCAGGAGCGCCGGGAGGGCGCCAACCAGTACGTCGGCCTCTGGGTCCGCCAGACCCGCGACGTCGCGCACGAGGTGGAGGACGTCCTCGACGACTTCCTCCGCCGCCTCGACCTCGACACGCTGCAGCGAGGAGCCCCCGCCTGGAGGAGGTACCTCGCCCTCGCCGCCTCCTGCACCACCCAGGTCTCCGTCCGCCATGACCTAAGGGGCCGGATGAACGGCATCAAGGACAGGCTCAAGGAGATCTCCGACAACGTCGATAAGTACAAGATCAGGAAGCTGCGCCCCGCGCCCCACGGCGCTTCCTCGTCGGCGGCGCACAACACCATCAACACCGTCGACGCATG ggatgaggtGACCGAAGTGGTTGGCTTTGAAGCTGAACGTGTAACCCTGAAAGAACGTCTTCTGGAAGGTGACACTAGCAGATCTGTCATTTCAGTTGTTGGGGAGAGCGGCATTGGGAAATCTACACTTGCATGGGAAGTGTATGACAGTCCTATCATTAGGAAGGAGTTTGATGTACGGGCTTGGATCAATGTCCCACCACAAATCAGAGATGATGACATCTTGTACTTCATCTACAAGCGTGTGTGCCCGGAGACCGATGACCACTCTTCAGTCACAGAAAAAGTTCATGAGGCCCTCTCATTGTACCTGGTGGATAAACGCTACCTGGTGATGATTGATGGCCTCGTCAATTTCACCAACTGGAACTCCATTCTCCAAAGCCTACCGCAGAACAAGAAAGGGAGCAGAATTATGATCATCACTCGCCTCGAGGACAAAGAAGCTGCATACACTAATCCGAAAGTTCGTCCACTCAAGATACACAATCTCAAAGAAGAAGATAGCAAAAAGATGTTTCAGCGCAGAGTCTTTGGGGTCGACGACCAGTTCCAGGAGAAGATCTTTGGTAGCAGGATCTCACAATCCGAGCAGCTGATGGACAAGGCTTGTGAGGACATGCTCCAGATAACACGTGGACTTCCCCTGGCGATCGTGGTGCTTGCCGGGCTTCTTCGGACAAAGAGCATATCAGAGTGGGACAAGGTCCTGAAGAAGCTCAAGTCTAGCGATGAGCCAAAGCAAGTGAAGAGGATCTTGGCTCTAAGCTTTGACGATCTCCCGAGCCGGCTCAAGTCCTGCTTCCTGTATTTTGCAGGGATGCCAGAGAATCTGATCTACAACGCTAGGCGTCTCGTGCGGCTATGGGCCGCAGAGGGGTTTCTGAAGCCGAAGAAGGGGAAGACCATGGAGGACATTGGTCAAAACTACCTCAAGGAACTGATCTCGAGGGGGATGATCCACCTGGTGAAGAGGGACCTGAGTGGTGGCGTTTGGCTTGTTGCCATCCATGACCGTCTCCATGCTTTTGCACAGGCAGAAGCACAGGAGGCAAGTTTCCTCGAGGTACATGACAGTGCTGACCTCCTCGCACCTGGTTCCGTTCGCCGCCTATACCTCCAGAACTACATGAAGTCGTATATACCCATAGGCACCTCGTTCCCTAAGATGAGGTCCATCTTGGGTGATTTTGCCGAGGAGAGATCGAGCAACATGGAGGCAGCCATAGTAAGAGCGCATGGCCCATTGAAGAACCAAGGCAACAACAGTGATCTACGCAACCACACTCTCCATTTTCTCCCGGCATCGAAGTTCCTCCGTGTAATCGATCTCCGGGGGTTAAGGATAAAAAAGGTGCCTCGTGCAATCGGGGACATGATCCATGTAAGATACCTAGGCCTCCGGAGCCGGTCCCTTGTCGAGCTCCCTTCTTCGGTTGCACGTCTCATCAACCTTCAGACACTTGACATAAAGAGGACCGAAGTGAAGAAGGTGACAAAAGCATTCTGGGAGATCCCAACGCTGCGACACGTTGTTGCCAACAGGCTGGAATTGCCCAAGTCAGCCGGGGTGCTCAACAACATGCAAACACTCACAGGCCTAGTCTGCTCTGATCCATCAAGCAACAACATCAAACCTTTACACAACATGGTGTATCTTCGCTCCTTGCAGATGTCAGGTTTGGGTGAGCAGCATTGGAAAGCACTTCAAGACGTCTTGAAGAAGCTGGAGTCACTCATGTACATGCACCTTGCTGGGGATGACATACCTTTCAAACTGTTCACGAAGTTCACACTCCGCCGCCTGCAGATCCTAGAGCTGACTGGGAAGATCGACACATCAGGCGTCGGCACGGAGGACCAGTACACACTGCCCAATGTCACAAGGCTCGTGCTCAAGCTATCCATGGTGGACCAGATGTTCATCGACAAGATAGGTGAGCTCCCAAGCCTCATGGAGCTTGTCTTGTCTGACGACTCCTACAGCGGGAAGAAGCTCTTGCTCTCTAACAATGGATTCAACAATGTGACAAGCCTGGTGATGACAAACCTGACAAAAGTAGAAGAGTGGACAATAAGGCCCAGGTCCATCCCAAAGATTAGAAGGATTGTTCTGTCTGGTTGCTCCAAGATGAAGATCAAGCTTGAAGGGAAAGAAGGGGAAGCAGGCTTAAGAGGTTTGATGGAAGATCTCAAGGAAGTTGTGGTCTACAACATGCCTCCTGCGGATTCAATCATGGTTGAGCCTGCAAATCCTGCCTTCAGGAAGAAGATCAACCGCGTGGCCCTAAAAACGAAGAGCGAGGACATAACTGACGTGATGCAGCGAGGCGGAAGGTGGAGGGCAGGTCTGATGGCTGAAAACATGTTCCACAACTAG
- the LOC124695534 gene encoding uncharacterized protein LOC124695534 gives MPADLSSLDQPPRRPRGHRGRHTAEEPGAAAPAPISAGTPRQTRESFVLPLCSPCRGMYYELDKALLEVDLWEKKEGDESADKQQISGYVEIDIVFEHDFLFCGRITVDKCNLDITYTILSRSVETVIQVYAKVDHPHHVRFTAFSTGYCKDGVMLLDDKLFGSEKLFQHIVAVKANEELDVVLEVDNSLFKWTFQDEYVGAVISPNDSIFDYGLFFVRVMFAPKDSQ, from the exons ATGCCCGCAGACTTGAGCTCCCTGGaccagccgccgcgccgcccacgcggccaccGCGGCCGCCACACAGCCGAGgaacccggggccgccgccccagcGCCCATCTCTGCCGGAACGCCGCGCCAAACCAGG GAATCCTTTGTCTTACCTCTTTGTAGCCCATGTCGAGGAATGTATTATGAATTAGATAAGGCATTATTAGAAGTTGATCTTTGGGAAAAGAAGGAAGGGGATGAATCAGCTGACAAGCAGCAAATCTCTGGATATGTTGAGATCGATATCGTTTTCGAACACGATTTCCTGTTTTGTGGACGGATTACTGTTGATAAGTGCAATTTGGACATAACGTACACAATTCTTTCAAGAAGTGTTGAGACTGTAATACAAGTCTATGCAAAGGTTGATCATCCTCATCATGTGAGGTTCACTGCTTTTAGCACTGGATATTGTAAGGATGGAGTCATGCTGTTGGATGACAAACTATTTGGGAGCGAAAAATTATTCCAGCATATCGTTGCTGTGAAAGCAAATGAAGAGTTGGATGTTGTTTTAGAAGTGGACAATTCACTGTTCAAGTGGACTTTTCAGGATGAATATGTCGGCGCTGTTATCTCTCCTAATGACTCGATCTTTGACTATGGCCTGTTTTTCGTGAGAGTGATGTTTGCTCCAAAGGACTCTCAGTGA
- the LOC124702325 gene encoding uncharacterized protein LOC124702325 isoform X2, producing the protein MEEQVSRGAVELRRSYHATHYPNACADHAGPEDPGDLLEVAEPHDQPAHVVTDPCEIAHRALDLMFPRDDDDWSSWSAREEGTSDDDDVETVQVIDGDEEETDCPGENVVDDCSTEEGSDYDDDRQVIDDDEETNCPGKLYPESEADEIERKWAKSTFQQFVEYTNIWEEIMALGDEDDTPLPPRPMKVFPDATGACVLGLDCHHRVYRTHDTSTTPSTLGYRTPEAMLQIFSLCLSSSEPSCPTSVYGIFAIRDNFDPRRNYVFNRARVDAVAVQKQESFVLPLCSPCRGMYVSDKALLEVDLWENKEGDESADKQQISAYVEINIVLEHDFLFCGRIPGDKCNLDITYTVLSRSVEAVIQVYAKVDHPHHVRFTAFSTGYCKDGVMLLDDKLFGSEKLFQHIVAVKANEELDVVLEVDNSLFKWTFRDEYVGAVISPDDSIFDYGLFFVRVLFAPKDSN; encoded by the exons ATGGAGGAGCAAGTCTCCCGTGGAGCAGTGGAGCTTCGCCGTTCATATCACGCTACCCACTACCCTAACGCCTGCGCGGATCATGCCGGCCCGGAAGACCCAGGCGATCTCCTGGAGGTTGCCGAGCCCCACGACCAGCCGGCGCACGTCGTCACTG ATCCTTGTGAAATTGCCCACCGTGCCTTGGACCTCATGTTCCCACGCGATGACGACGATTGGAGCAGCTGGAGCGCAAGGGAGGAGGGTACTAGTGACGACGACGATGTTGAGACTGTACAAGTGATAGACGGGGACGAGGAGGAGACGGATTGCCCAG GGGAAAATGTAGTCGATGACTGTAGCACAGAGGAAGGCAGCGATTACGACGATGATAGGCAAGtgatagacgatgatgaagagacaAACTGCCCAG GAAAGCTTTACCCTGAGAGCGAAGCAGACGAGATAGAGCGCAAATGGGCAAAAAGCACCTTCCAACAGTTTGTAGAGTACACCAACATATGGGAGGAGATCATGGCCCTGGGAGATGAGGATGATACCCCTTTACCTCCTCGTCCTATGAAGGTGTTTCCTGACGCAACAGGTGCATGTGTTCTTGGGTTAGACTGCCACCACCGTGTTTACAGGACCCATGACACTTCTACCA CCCCATCAACTCTTGGGTACCGCACACCAGAAGCTATGCTACAGatattttctttgtgtttgtcAAGCTCTGAGCCCTCGTGTCCCactagtgtgtatgggatattcGCCATTCGGGATAACTTTGACCCGCGCCGGAATTATGTCTTTAACCGCGCCAGGGTAGATGCTGTTGCGGTTCAGAAACAG GAATCCTTTGTCTTGCCTCTTTGTAGCCCATGCCGAGGAATGTATGTATCAGATAAGGCATTATTAGAAGTTGATCTTTGGGAAAATAAGGAAGGGGATGAATCAGCTGACAAGCAGCAAATCTCTGCATATGTTGAGATCAACATCGTTTTAGAACATGATTTCCTGTTTTGTGGACGGATTCCTGGTGATAAGTGTAATTTGGACATAACGTACACAGTTCTTTCAAGAAGTGTTGAGGCTGTAATACAAGTCTATGCAAAGGTTGACCATCCTCATCATGTGAGGTTCACGGCTTTTAGCACTGGATATTGTAAGGATGGAGTCATGCTGTTGGATGACAAACTATTTGGGAGCGAAAAATTATTCCAGCATATCGTCGCTGTGAAAGCAAATGAAGAGTTGGATGTTGTTTTAGAAGTGGACAATTCATTGTTCAAGTGGACTTTTCGGGATGAATATGTCGGCGCTGTTATCTCTCCTGATGACTCGATCTTTGACTATGGCTTGTTTTTTGTGAGGGTACTGTTTGCTCCAAAGGATTCTAATTGA
- the LOC124702325 gene encoding uncharacterized protein LOC124702325 isoform X1, translated as MEEQVSRGAVELRRSYHATHYPNACADHAGPEDPGDLLEVAEPHDQPAHVVTDLDPCEIAHRALDLMFPRDDDDWSSWSAREEGTSDDDDVETVQVIDGDEEETDCPGENVVDDCSTEEGSDYDDDRQVIDDDEETNCPGKLYPESEADEIERKWAKSTFQQFVEYTNIWEEIMALGDEDDTPLPPRPMKVFPDATGACVLGLDCHHRVYRTHDTSTTPSTLGYRTPEAMLQIFSLCLSSSEPSCPTSVYGIFAIRDNFDPRRNYVFNRARVDAVAVQKQESFVLPLCSPCRGMYVSDKALLEVDLWENKEGDESADKQQISAYVEINIVLEHDFLFCGRIPGDKCNLDITYTVLSRSVEAVIQVYAKVDHPHHVRFTAFSTGYCKDGVMLLDDKLFGSEKLFQHIVAVKANEELDVVLEVDNSLFKWTFRDEYVGAVISPDDSIFDYGLFFVRVLFAPKDSN; from the exons ATGGAGGAGCAAGTCTCCCGTGGAGCAGTGGAGCTTCGCCGTTCATATCACGCTACCCACTACCCTAACGCCTGCGCGGATCATGCCGGCCCGGAAGACCCAGGCGATCTCCTGGAGGTTGCCGAGCCCCACGACCAGCCGGCGCACGTCGTCACTG ATTTAGATCCTTGTGAAATTGCCCACCGTGCCTTGGACCTCATGTTCCCACGCGATGACGACGATTGGAGCAGCTGGAGCGCAAGGGAGGAGGGTACTAGTGACGACGACGATGTTGAGACTGTACAAGTGATAGACGGGGACGAGGAGGAGACGGATTGCCCAG GGGAAAATGTAGTCGATGACTGTAGCACAGAGGAAGGCAGCGATTACGACGATGATAGGCAAGtgatagacgatgatgaagagacaAACTGCCCAG GAAAGCTTTACCCTGAGAGCGAAGCAGACGAGATAGAGCGCAAATGGGCAAAAAGCACCTTCCAACAGTTTGTAGAGTACACCAACATATGGGAGGAGATCATGGCCCTGGGAGATGAGGATGATACCCCTTTACCTCCTCGTCCTATGAAGGTGTTTCCTGACGCAACAGGTGCATGTGTTCTTGGGTTAGACTGCCACCACCGTGTTTACAGGACCCATGACACTTCTACCA CCCCATCAACTCTTGGGTACCGCACACCAGAAGCTATGCTACAGatattttctttgtgtttgtcAAGCTCTGAGCCCTCGTGTCCCactagtgtgtatgggatattcGCCATTCGGGATAACTTTGACCCGCGCCGGAATTATGTCTTTAACCGCGCCAGGGTAGATGCTGTTGCGGTTCAGAAACAG GAATCCTTTGTCTTGCCTCTTTGTAGCCCATGCCGAGGAATGTATGTATCAGATAAGGCATTATTAGAAGTTGATCTTTGGGAAAATAAGGAAGGGGATGAATCAGCTGACAAGCAGCAAATCTCTGCATATGTTGAGATCAACATCGTTTTAGAACATGATTTCCTGTTTTGTGGACGGATTCCTGGTGATAAGTGTAATTTGGACATAACGTACACAGTTCTTTCAAGAAGTGTTGAGGCTGTAATACAAGTCTATGCAAAGGTTGACCATCCTCATCATGTGAGGTTCACGGCTTTTAGCACTGGATATTGTAAGGATGGAGTCATGCTGTTGGATGACAAACTATTTGGGAGCGAAAAATTATTCCAGCATATCGTCGCTGTGAAAGCAAATGAAGAGTTGGATGTTGTTTTAGAAGTGGACAATTCATTGTTCAAGTGGACTTTTCGGGATGAATATGTCGGCGCTGTTATCTCTCCTGATGACTCGATCTTTGACTATGGCTTGTTTTTTGTGAGGGTACTGTTTGCTCCAAAGGATTCTAATTGA